One Deinococcus sp. YIM 134068 genomic region harbors:
- a CDS encoding S41 family peptidase, with translation MIPRRRALTACVLALLSLASASPATDLFNAATGAVQRRYFGWSTVDRAALGQKYAAVLAERCAPQGDACDYATGHAVLGDLFKELGDDHTNIRDAEGAERIAEVTFNRAVSRTGVRVARVAGGLLVTSVMPGSPAEKSDVRRFDLLTRVNGEAAGKDAAGNNLPFGPTEFVRLERAGAPLNVTVRRAGTPDRDLALGTENLQARDVPTLAWAGPDGRTAVIQYPTFLALDSSELFLAQVAEAQRQGASALVVDVRYNGGGALGECVAAASIFSPVLYKTRWQGGSYTYAGLRGEEVLPFLARMSRPDWGLWRGPLAVLVGPNTASCAEVFTHYARQGGAVVVGEGTRGVGNSGVVFQPMPDGGVLAVTVLRAYNDADEALPAAITPDVAAPTNVAVLTAEGRDITLEAALAALSARAEAGK, from the coding sequence GTGATTCCACGCCGCCGCGCTCTCACCGCCTGCGTCCTCGCGCTCCTGAGCTTGGCGTCAGCGAGTCCGGCCACCGACCTCTTCAACGCCGCCACCGGGGCCGTGCAGCGGCGCTATTTCGGCTGGTCCACCGTGGACCGCGCCGCCCTGGGGCAGAAGTACGCCGCCGTCCTCGCCGAGCGGTGCGCGCCCCAGGGCGACGCCTGCGACTACGCGACGGGCCACGCCGTGCTGGGCGACCTCTTCAAGGAACTCGGTGACGACCACACCAACATCCGCGACGCGGAGGGGGCCGAGCGCATCGCCGAGGTGACGTTCAACCGCGCCGTCAGCCGCACGGGCGTGCGCGTGGCGCGGGTGGCGGGCGGGCTGCTCGTCACCTCCGTCATGCCGGGCAGCCCCGCCGAGAAATCGGACGTGCGAAGATTCGACCTCCTGACCCGCGTGAACGGCGAGGCCGCCGGGAAGGACGCGGCGGGCAACAACCTCCCGTTCGGCCCCACCGAGTTCGTGCGGCTGGAACGGGCCGGGGCACCCCTGAACGTCACCGTCCGGCGCGCGGGCACCCCCGACCGCGATCTCGCGCTGGGCACCGAGAACCTCCAGGCGCGCGACGTGCCCACCCTCGCGTGGGCCGGGCCGGACGGCAGGACCGCCGTGATCCAGTACCCGACCTTCCTCGCGCTCGATTCCTCCGAACTCTTCCTCGCGCAGGTGGCCGAGGCGCAGCGGCAGGGGGCCAGCGCCCTCGTCGTGGACGTGCGCTACAACGGCGGCGGGGCGCTCGGCGAGTGCGTGGCCGCCGCGAGCATCTTCTCCCCCGTGCTGTACAAGACCCGCTGGCAGGGCGGCTCCTACACCTACGCGGGCCTGCGCGGCGAGGAGGTGCTGCCCTTCCTCGCGCGCATGTCCCGGCCCGACTGGGGCCTGTGGCGCGGCCCGCTCGCCGTCCTCGTGGGGCCGAACACGGCGTCCTGCGCGGAGGTCTTTACCCACTATGCCCGGCAGGGGGGCGCGGTCGTCGTCGGTGAGGGGACGCGCGGCGTGGGCAACAGCGGCGTGGTCTTCCAGCCCATGCCCGACGGCGGAGTGCTGGCCGTCACCGTGCTGCGCGCCTACAACGATGCGGACGAAGCCCTCCCCGCCGCCATTACCCCCGACGTGGCGGCCCCCACCAACGTGGCCGTCCTCACCGCCGAGGGCCGCGACATCACGCTGGAGGCGGCGCTGGCGGCCCTGAGCGCGCGGGCGGAGGCCGGGAAGTGA